A single window of Methylobacterium nodulans ORS 2060 DNA harbors:
- a CDS encoding ABC transporter permease: MLRFTLRRVLVALSVAVTVSVASFMLLHLSGDLATAIAGPEATGAQIEAIRIQYGLDRPILAQFFAWAWNALHLDFGHSFYFRERVTDLIAARLPVTLMLGVVALAVALFVAIPLGVLAAVRRDTWIDRVALFVSVLGQAMPSFWFGLTLIMIFAVNLRWLPVSGNATWKHFVLPAVALGYYAMPAVMRLTRNGMLEVLSSDFVRTARAKGLPPRKILIRHALRNAVIPVIALAAVQFGFMLGGSIVVEAVFSLQGLGQLAWESIARNDFPVVQAIVLVLAMIYIALTLAADLLNAFLDPRLRQ; this comes from the coding sequence ATGCTGCGCTTCACCCTGCGTCGCGTCCTCGTGGCGCTCAGCGTGGCCGTCACCGTGTCGGTGGCGAGCTTCATGCTGCTGCATCTCTCCGGCGACCTCGCCACCGCGATCGCCGGCCCGGAGGCCACGGGCGCCCAGATCGAGGCGATCCGGATCCAGTACGGGCTCGACCGGCCGATCCTCGCCCAGTTCTTCGCCTGGGCCTGGAACGCGCTGCATCTCGATTTCGGCCACTCGTTCTACTTCCGCGAGCGGGTCACCGACCTGATCGCGGCGCGCCTGCCGGTGACGCTGATGCTCGGCGTCGTGGCGCTCGCGGTCGCCCTGTTCGTGGCGATCCCGCTCGGCGTGCTGGCGGCGGTGCGCCGCGACACCTGGATCGACCGGGTGGCCCTGTTCGTGTCGGTCTTAGGCCAAGCGATGCCGAGCTTCTGGTTCGGGCTCACCCTGATCATGATCTTCGCCGTGAACCTGCGCTGGCTGCCGGTCTCGGGCAACGCCACCTGGAAGCACTTCGTGCTGCCAGCCGTCGCGCTCGGCTACTATGCCATGCCGGCGGTGATGCGGCTCACCCGCAACGGCATGCTGGAGGTGCTCTCCTCCGACTTCGTCCGCACCGCCCGCGCCAAGGGCCTGCCCCCGCGCAAGATCCTGATCCGCCATGCCCTGCGCAACGCCGTCATTCCGGTGATCGCGCTCGCGGCCGTGCAGTTCGGCTTCATGCTCGGCGGCTCGATCGTGGTCGAGGCGGTGTTCTCGCTCCAGGGCCTCGGCCAGCTCGCCTGGGAATCGATCGCCCGCAACGACTTCCCGGTGGTCCAGGCGATCGTGCTGGTGCTGGCGATGATCTACATCGCGCTGACGCTCGCCGCCGACCTCCTCAACGCCTTCCTCGATCCGCGGCTGCGCCAATGA
- a CDS encoding ABC transporter substrate-binding protein, protein MLRQTFAASHLAGRTLAALLLAGAAGPALAGKANDTLVYASDSEPENVSPYHNSVREGVILARNAWDTLIYRDPATGRYQPMLATAWKWIDPVTLELTIREGVVFHNGDPLTPEDVAFTFNYVLTPEARTVTKQNVDWMKSTEVVDAHTVRIHLKAPFPAALEYLSGPTPIFPAAYFKKVGLDGFAKAPVGTGPYRIVSVESGRGVKLERFEKYWSGSPIGKPKIGKLEFRVIPDGDSRMAELVTGGVDWIWRVPGDQADQLRAAPGVTVLSAETMRVGFLQFDVTGRAMANSPLKDPRVRQAISYAIDRKAMVDNLVRGGARVMNALCFIEQFGCVEEGVPRYAYDPAKAKALLKEAGYPDGFEIDLAAYREREYAEAVIGYLRAVGIKARLNYLRYAAFRDALRGGKVSIGFQTWGSFSVNDVSAFTGVYFRGGDEDLTKDPAVIAALQAGDTASDPEQRKAKYGEALKRIAGEAYALPMFSYPSNYAFTQDLAFTAQPDEVPRFYAASWK, encoded by the coding sequence ATGCTGAGACAGACCTTCGCGGCCTCCCACCTCGCCGGCCGGACGCTCGCGGCCCTTCTGCTCGCCGGGGCGGCCGGGCCCGCCCTCGCCGGCAAGGCGAACGACACGCTCGTCTACGCCTCGGACAGCGAGCCGGAGAATGTCAGCCCCTACCACAACAGTGTCCGCGAGGGCGTGATCCTGGCCCGCAACGCCTGGGACACGCTGATCTACCGGGATCCCGCCACGGGCCGCTATCAGCCGATGCTGGCGACCGCCTGGAAGTGGATCGACCCGGTGACGCTGGAGCTGACCATCCGCGAGGGCGTGGTCTTCCACAACGGCGATCCGCTCACGCCCGAGGACGTCGCCTTCACCTTCAACTACGTGCTGACGCCCGAGGCGCGCACGGTCACCAAGCAGAACGTGGACTGGATGAAGTCCACCGAGGTCGTCGACGCCCACACGGTGCGCATCCACCTCAAGGCGCCGTTCCCGGCCGCGCTCGAATACCTGTCCGGCCCGACCCCGATCTTCCCCGCCGCCTATTTCAAGAAGGTGGGCCTCGACGGTTTCGCCAAGGCGCCGGTCGGCACCGGCCCCTACCGGATCGTGAGCGTCGAGAGCGGGCGCGGCGTGAAGCTCGAACGCTTCGAGAAGTACTGGTCCGGCAGCCCGATCGGCAAGCCGAAGATCGGCAAGCTCGAATTCCGCGTCATCCCGGACGGCGACAGCCGCATGGCGGAACTCGTCACCGGCGGCGTCGACTGGATCTGGCGCGTGCCGGGCGACCAGGCCGACCAGCTGCGGGCGGCGCCCGGCGTGACGGTGCTGAGCGCCGAGACCATGCGGGTCGGCTTCCTGCAGTTCGACGTGACGGGCCGGGCGATGGCGAATTCGCCGCTCAAGGACCCGCGGGTGCGCCAGGCCATCTCCTACGCCATCGACCGCAAGGCGATGGTGGACAACCTCGTGCGCGGCGGCGCGCGCGTGATGAACGCGCTCTGCTTCATCGAGCAGTTCGGCTGCGTCGAGGAGGGCGTGCCGCGCTACGCCTACGATCCCGCCAAGGCCAAGGCGCTCCTGAAGGAGGCGGGCTATCCGGACGGTTTCGAGATCGACCTCGCGGCCTATCGCGAGCGCGAATATGCGGAGGCGGTCATCGGCTACCTGCGGGCGGTCGGCATCAAGGCGCGGCTCAATTACCTGCGCTACGCCGCCTTCCGGGACGCGCTGCGCGGCGGCAAGGTCTCGATCGGCTTCCAGACCTGGGGCTCGTTCTCGGTCAACGACGTCTCGGCCTTCACGGGTGTCTATTTCCGCGGCGGCGATGAGGACCTGACCAAGGACCCGGCCGTCATCGCGGCGCTCCAGGCCGGCGACACGGCGAGCGACCCGGAGCAGCGCAAGGCGAAATACGGGGAGGCGCTCAAGCGCATCGCGGGCGAGGCCTACGCCCTGCCGATGTTCTCCTACCCGTCGAACTACGCGTTCACGCAGGATCTCGCCTTCACGGCGCAGCCCGACGAGGTGCCGCGCTTCTACGCCGCCTCCTGGAAGTAA
- a CDS encoding ABC transporter permease, producing the protein MTQDSAAMIRHERRERLLVLALLAPALAVVTVLLVVPLLWLAAQSVYVDGFTLENYQRFLTEDIYWRSFLLTFRIAFTVTVLAVLLGYPVAYAAATLPRRWSLVVLGMVILPFWTSVLVRAYAWMVLLQRRGLVNSALQALGLIDQPLALINNEFGTVLATLHILLPFMVLPLYATMQRIPGDLMLAGASLGGSPFHVFVRVFLPLSMPGVVAGTVLVFVLALGFYITPELLGGGRTFMVSMLVSRNVEIYNQWGAASAISVVLLVCVSVIFLLASRVVPVERIMGAR; encoded by the coding sequence ATGACGCAGGACAGCGCCGCGATGATCCGGCACGAGAGGCGCGAGCGGCTCCTCGTGCTCGCGCTGCTCGCCCCCGCCCTCGCGGTGGTGACGGTGCTGCTCGTGGTGCCGCTCCTCTGGCTCGCGGCCCAGTCCGTCTATGTCGACGGGTTCACGCTCGAGAATTACCAGCGCTTCCTCACCGAGGACATCTATTGGCGCAGCTTCCTGCTGACCTTCCGCATCGCCTTCACCGTCACGGTCCTGGCGGTGCTGCTCGGCTATCCGGTCGCCTATGCGGCCGCGACCCTGCCGCGACGCTGGAGTCTCGTCGTCCTCGGCATGGTGATCCTGCCGTTCTGGACCAGCGTGCTGGTGCGCGCCTATGCCTGGATGGTGCTGCTGCAGCGCCGCGGGCTCGTGAACTCGGCCCTCCAGGCGCTCGGCCTCATCGACCAGCCGCTGGCGCTCATCAACAACGAGTTCGGCACCGTTCTGGCGACGCTGCACATTCTGCTGCCCTTCATGGTGCTGCCTCTCTACGCCACCATGCAGCGCATTCCCGGCGACCTGATGCTCGCCGGGGCGAGCCTCGGCGGCAGCCCGTTCCACGTCTTCGTGCGGGTGTTCCTGCCGCTCTCGATGCCCGGGGTGGTCGCCGGCACGGTCCTGGTCTTCGTGCTGGCGCTTGGCTTCTACATCACGCCGGAGCTGCTCGGCGGCGGGCGCACCTTCATGGTGTCGATGCTGGTGAGCCGCAACGTCGAGATCTACAATCAGTGGGGCGCGGCGAGCGCGATCAGCGTCGTGCTGCTCGTCTGCGTGTCCGTGATCTTCCTCCTGGCCTCCCGGGTGGTCCCGGTGGAGCGGATCATGGGAGCGCGCTGA
- a CDS encoding ABC transporter permease has protein sequence MIVPTSSTPAESGLAASQTLAQAGTEAPLPAARSPTAIALRRGLSHAGFLIGAVLLGLILVAAIAAPLIAPHDPYAQDVSRRLIPPFWQAKGSWEHLLGTDKLGRDYLSRLIYGSQISLLIGISAALISGLIGTTLGILAGYFGGRVDAVVSYIVTTRLALPVVLVALAMAALVGGSLKVVVLVLGLLLWDRFAVVTRAATRQVRSQDFVAAAEAAGFTTARILLQEILPNILNALIVVATLEMAHAILLEAALSFLGLGVQPPLPSWGLMIAEGKPYMLFQPWVITIPGVALLVLVLAINLLGDGLRDITAPEERR, from the coding sequence ATGATCGTCCCGACCTCCTCGACGCCGGCCGAATCCGGCCTTGCCGCTTCCCAGACCCTGGCGCAGGCGGGCACCGAAGCGCCGCTTCCCGCCGCGCGCTCGCCCACCGCGATCGCCCTGCGCCGGGGCCTCTCGCATGCGGGCTTCCTGATCGGGGCCGTGCTCCTCGGGCTGATCCTGGTCGCGGCGATCGCCGCTCCGCTCATCGCGCCCCACGACCCCTACGCGCAGGACGTCTCGCGCCGGCTGATCCCGCCCTTCTGGCAGGCCAAGGGCAGCTGGGAGCACCTGCTCGGCACCGACAAGCTCGGGCGGGACTATCTCAGCCGCCTGATCTACGGCAGCCAGATCTCCCTGCTGATCGGCATCTCGGCGGCGCTGATCTCCGGCCTGATCGGCACCACGCTCGGCATCCTCGCCGGCTATTTCGGCGGCCGGGTCGACGCGGTGGTGAGCTACATCGTCACCACGCGCCTCGCGCTGCCCGTGGTGCTGGTGGCGCTCGCCATGGCGGCGCTGGTCGGCGGCTCGCTCAAGGTGGTGGTGCTGGTGCTCGGCCTGCTCCTGTGGGACCGCTTCGCCGTCGTCACCCGGGCGGCCACCCGGCAGGTGCGCAGCCAGGACTTCGTCGCGGCGGCCGAGGCGGCGGGCTTCACCACGGCGCGGATCCTCCTGCAGGAGATCCTGCCCAACATCCTCAACGCGCTCATCGTCGTGGCGACGCTCGAGATGGCGCACGCGATCCTGCTCGAAGCCGCCCTCTCCTTCCTCGGCCTCGGCGTTCAGCCGCCCCTGCCCTCCTGGGGGCTGATGATCGCCGAGGGCAAGCCGTACATGCTGTTCCAGCCCTGGGTGATCACCATCCCGGGGGTGGCGCTCCTCGTCCTCGTGCTCGCCATCAATCTCCTGGGCGACGGCCTGCGCGACATCACCGCCCCGGAGGAAAGGCGGTGA
- a CDS encoding LysR family transcriptional regulator: MQTSSLRYFLAVARTGSIAAASAQLNVAASAISRQIANLELELGCVLFERRPRGMVPSPAGELLAQHAHQVLVRTDQVVTEIRELQGLARGLIRVASSEGFALDVLPNAVAEFHARHPGIRFELAILPPAQVTQVVAAGDADIGMTFTLAPTAPVQVIYDHQVEMIALSAPDHPLAGTPVRRLADLTAYPIALPTRDTTARRVFDAACEAEGITVEPVLTANILSALLPFVRRSRGLAVMSALSVQTPLRLGELVSIPIRAHGGLMRGIQVQTMRERRLPHAVQAFLRELIAALPPVGRKA, from the coding sequence ATGCAGACGAGCAGCCTGCGGTATTTCCTGGCGGTTGCCCGCACCGGCTCGATCGCCGCGGCTTCCGCCCAGCTCAACGTCGCCGCCTCGGCGATCAGCCGCCAGATCGCGAATCTCGAACTCGAGCTCGGCTGCGTGCTGTTCGAGCGGCGCCCGCGCGGCATGGTGCCGAGCCCGGCCGGCGAGCTCCTGGCGCAGCACGCCCATCAGGTGCTGGTGCGCACCGATCAGGTCGTCACCGAGATCCGCGAGCTGCAGGGCCTCGCCCGCGGCCTCATCCGGGTGGCGAGTTCGGAAGGCTTCGCCCTCGATGTCCTGCCGAATGCGGTCGCGGAGTTCCACGCGCGCCATCCCGGCATCCGCTTCGAGCTGGCGATCCTGCCGCCCGCGCAGGTCACGCAGGTGGTGGCTGCGGGAGACGCCGATATCGGTATGACCTTCACGCTCGCCCCGACCGCACCCGTGCAGGTGATCTACGACCACCAGGTGGAGATGATCGCGCTCTCGGCGCCCGATCATCCGCTGGCGGGGACCCCGGTGCGGCGGCTCGCCGACCTCACCGCCTACCCGATCGCGCTGCCGACCCGGGACACCACGGCGCGGCGCGTCTTCGACGCCGCCTGCGAGGCGGAGGGCATCACCGTCGAGCCGGTGCTGACCGCCAACATCCTCTCGGCGCTCTTGCCCTTCGTGCGGCGCTCGCGGGGCCTCGCGGTGATGTCGGCGCTGTCCGTGCAGACGCCGCTGCGGCTCGGCGAGCTCGTCTCGATCCCGATCCGGGCGCATGGCGGGCTGATGCGCGGCATCCAGGTGCAGACCATGCGGGAGCGCCGCCTGCCCCATGCCGTGCAGGCCTTCCTGCGCGAACTCATCGCCGCGCTGCCGCCGGTGGGCCGCAAGGCCTGA
- a CDS encoding NAD(P)/FAD-dependent oxidoreductase codes for MHPLPPAASLWAASAAPAPAASGPLDGDVQADVAVVGGGYTGLSAALALAERGERPVVLEANTIGWGASGRNGGVVSAKFRLSFQAIAAAHGLAVARRMHAIAHESVDTLERMIEEHGIAEANYARIGQVKCAHTPRTLAAALAEMEWMRREMGDRSVSPLSREEVEAETGSQDFVGGVLSSHAGGLHPLNYARGLARAAGGRGIAIHEQSPATAFHREAGGIRVETPGGSVRARQVIVATNGYTDLTRATDALRTRLIPFRSAILATEPLSENLRAALLPSRRIYVETRRMMRWFRMVDGRMVFGGRGAFGRTDSEAAFAVLRRAMVRSFPALADTPVAFRWSGLVGMTLDALPHVGRLDDRVSFAMGYNGAGVAMATHLGRYAAAFAVGESPDVGLLGAGRFQPVPFYSLREPVIRLVAGWYQFLDAIGR; via the coding sequence ATGCATCCGCTGCCTCCCGCCGCCTCGCTCTGGGCCGCCAGCGCCGCCCCGGCGCCGGCGGCATCCGGGCCGCTCGACGGGGACGTCCAGGCGGATGTCGCCGTGGTGGGGGGCGGCTATACCGGCCTGTCGGCGGCGCTGGCGCTGGCCGAGCGCGGCGAGCGGCCGGTGGTGCTGGAGGCCAACACCATCGGCTGGGGCGCCAGCGGCCGCAACGGCGGCGTGGTCTCGGCGAAGTTCCGGCTCTCCTTCCAGGCCATCGCGGCGGCCCACGGGCTCGCGGTGGCGCGCCGCATGCACGCGATCGCGCACGAATCCGTCGACACCCTGGAGCGGATGATCGAGGAGCACGGCATTGCGGAGGCGAACTACGCCCGGATCGGCCAGGTCAAATGCGCCCACACCCCGCGCACCCTGGCGGCGGCCCTGGCCGAGATGGAATGGATGCGCCGGGAGATGGGCGACCGTTCCGTCTCCCCGCTCTCCCGCGAGGAGGTTGAGGCGGAGACCGGCTCGCAGGATTTCGTCGGCGGCGTCCTCTCGTCCCATGCGGGCGGCCTGCACCCGCTGAACTATGCCCGCGGCCTCGCCCGGGCGGCGGGCGGGCGCGGCATCGCGATCCACGAGCAGAGCCCGGCCACCGCCTTCCACCGCGAGGCGGGCGGCATCCGGGTCGAGACGCCGGGCGGCTCCGTGCGGGCCCGGCAGGTGATCGTCGCGACGAACGGCTACACGGACCTCACCCGGGCCACGGACGCCCTGCGTACCCGCCTGATCCCCTTCCGCAGCGCGATCCTCGCCACCGAGCCGCTCTCAGAGAACCTGCGCGCCGCGCTCCTGCCGAGTCGGCGGATCTACGTCGAGACACGGCGGATGATGCGCTGGTTCCGCATGGTCGACGGCCGCATGGTGTTCGGCGGGCGCGGCGCCTTCGGGCGTACCGATTCCGAGGCCGCCTTCGCGGTGCTGCGCCGGGCCATGGTGCGCAGCTTCCCGGCGCTCGCCGATACGCCCGTGGCCTTCCGCTGGTCGGGCCTCGTCGGCATGACCCTCGACGCCCTGCCGCATGTCGGCCGGCTCGACGACCGCGTGAGTTTCGCCATGGGCTACAATGGCGCCGGGGTCGCCATGGCGACGCATCTCGGCCGCTACGCCGCCGCCTTCGCGGTGGGCGAGAGCCCGGATGTGGGGCTCCTCGGGGCCGGCCGGTTCCAGCCCGTGCCCTTCTACTCCTTGCGCGAACCCGTGATCCGGCTCGTTGCCGGCTGGTATCAGTTCCTGGACGCGATCGGCCGCTGA
- the argE gene encoding acetylornithine deacetylase: MSDVQQILADLVAFPSVCRTPNGAIVAYVREHLARHGIAAQIIPGPEGDRSNLFATLGPREVPGYILSAHLDVVPAPAAGWTGDPFRLRRAGDRLIGRGAVDMKGFVACLLATLPEIGRDLQRPLHIALSYDEEVGCVGVRHLIARLPEFCAPPLGCIVGEPSDLHPVLRHKGKVAGRLIVRGRAGHSSRPDLAENAVHHAADLVGLVRDLHERLSREGPFHPAFEPPASTLQVGVIAGGTSVNVVPDQCAIDWEARAIPGTDPMALHAALEEAIAAWLAPLQAEGRPVQVESEVLSGYPALDLPDHADLRAMAEDLSGREARGAVSFGTEAGLYQAAGIPAIICGPGSIAQAHKPDEFIAAADLDACCAMLRRLAARLR; the protein is encoded by the coding sequence GTGTCCGACGTCCAGCAGATCCTCGCCGACCTCGTCGCCTTCCCGTCCGTCTGCCGCACGCCGAACGGTGCGATCGTGGCTTATGTCCGCGAGCACCTCGCACGCCATGGCATCGCCGCGCAGATCATTCCCGGGCCGGAGGGCGACCGGTCGAACCTGTTCGCGACCCTGGGGCCCCGGGAAGTGCCCGGCTACATCCTCTCGGCCCATCTCGACGTGGTCCCGGCCCCCGCGGCGGGCTGGACCGGCGACCCTTTCCGGCTGCGGCGCGCGGGCGACCGCCTCATCGGACGCGGCGCCGTGGACATGAAAGGCTTCGTCGCCTGCCTCCTCGCGACGCTTCCGGAGATCGGGCGGGACCTCCAGCGCCCGCTTCACATCGCCCTGTCGTACGACGAGGAGGTCGGCTGCGTGGGCGTGCGCCACCTGATCGCCCGCCTGCCGGAGTTCTGCGCGCCGCCGCTCGGCTGCATCGTCGGCGAGCCCTCCGACCTGCATCCCGTCCTGCGCCACAAGGGCAAGGTCGCGGGCCGGCTCATCGTGCGCGGGCGCGCGGGGCATTCCTCGCGGCCCGACCTCGCCGAGAACGCCGTGCACCATGCGGCCGACCTCGTCGGGCTGGTGCGGGACCTCCACGAGAGGCTCTCGCGAGAGGGGCCGTTCCATCCCGCCTTCGAGCCGCCCGCCTCGACCCTGCAGGTCGGCGTGATCGCCGGCGGTACCAGCGTCAACGTGGTGCCCGACCAATGCGCGATCGACTGGGAGGCCCGGGCGATTCCCGGCACCGATCCCATGGCGCTGCACGCTGCGCTGGAGGAGGCGATCGCCGCCTGGCTCGCGCCCCTGCAGGCGGAGGGCCGGCCGGTGCAGGTCGAGAGCGAGGTGCTCTCCGGCTATCCGGCCCTCGACCTGCCCGACCACGCGGATCTGCGGGCCATGGCCGAGGACCTGTCCGGCCGGGAAGCGCGCGGGGCGGTGAGCTTCGGCACCGAGGCCGGGCTGTACCAGGCGGCCGGGATCCCGGCGATCATCTGCGGCCCGGGCTCCATTGCGCAGGCCCACAAGCCCGACGAGTTCATCGCGGCCGCGGATCTCGATGCCTGCTGCGCGATGCTGCGCCGGCTCGCCGCGCGGCTGCGCTGA
- a CDS encoding ABC transporter permease, which translates to MTASLPTRLFLGTLVALVLLFLVVPVLIVVPMSFSNARFLTFPPPGYSLRWYEAFFGNPAWMQAARVSLGVAVATAIGATLIGTAAAYALAMSGARLARSLTVLLLLPLIVPIVITAIGVFFVFAKTGLLATMPGLVLANIMLGTPYVVTSVLAGLRGFDPAQEMVARSLGMNRLRAFLTVTLPQIRPSVVSGALFAFISALDETVVAIFISGGPNQTLTKRMFTSLRDEIDPTIAAISSLLTAASLIVVILASLGARRGRA; encoded by the coding sequence ATGACCGCCTCCCTCCCGACCCGTCTGTTCCTCGGCACGCTCGTCGCGCTGGTGCTGCTGTTCCTGGTGGTGCCGGTCCTGATCGTCGTGCCGATGTCGTTCTCGAACGCGCGCTTTCTGACCTTCCCGCCGCCCGGCTATTCCCTGCGCTGGTACGAGGCCTTCTTCGGCAACCCCGCCTGGATGCAGGCGGCGCGGGTGAGCCTCGGGGTGGCGGTCGCGACCGCCATCGGCGCGACGCTGATCGGCACGGCGGCCGCCTATGCGCTCGCCATGAGCGGCGCGCGCCTCGCCCGCAGCCTCACGGTCCTGCTGCTCCTGCCCCTGATCGTGCCGATCGTGATCACGGCGATCGGCGTGTTCTTCGTCTTCGCCAAGACCGGGCTGCTTGCGACCATGCCGGGGCTCGTGCTCGCCAACATCATGCTGGGCACGCCCTACGTGGTGACCTCGGTGCTGGCGGGCCTGCGCGGCTTCGACCCGGCGCAGGAGATGGTGGCGCGCAGCCTCGGCATGAACCGCCTGCGGGCCTTCCTGACCGTGACCCTGCCGCAGATCCGCCCGAGCGTGGTCTCGGGCGCGCTCTTCGCCTTCATCTCGGCCCTCGACGAGACCGTGGTGGCGATCTTCATCTCCGGCGGGCCGAACCAGACGCTGACGAAGCGCATGTTCACGTCCCTGCGCGACGAGATCGATCCGACCATCGCGGCGATCTCGTCGCTTCTGACCGCGGCCTCGCTCATCGTGGTGATCCTGGCGAGCCTCGGCGCCCGACGCGGCCGGGCCTGA
- a CDS encoding NAD(P)/FAD-dependent oxidoreductase has product MTLHVAVIGSGIVGAATALTLVRDGCRVTLIEPGEPGGPQAASYGNGGWISPASIVPMSMPGLWRKVPGYLLDPGGPLTIRWSHLPRLAPWLLRFLRAGSSVAKVERTARALRSLLVDAPARHAALAAEIGRPELIRRQGLLYPYADRAAFAADALAWRLRWDNGVRWLELGPDELAQLEPALARHYTFGALVQEGAHCVDPGGYVAAIAATALAQGAERLHAAATGFAIEGGRLRAVQTNEGPVACDRAVVAAGIRAKDLARQAGDRIPLESERGYHVMLSPPDPAPRTPIMPGDTKMANTVMAQGLRAAGQVELASLDAPPNWRRAEILLGHIVSAYPGLAAQGRPPEEPQRWMGNRPSTPDGLPVIGTASGCADIVYAFGHGHVGLACGPVTARAASDLVQGLAPPVPLSPFSPKRFRRGRAA; this is encoded by the coding sequence ATGACCCTCCACGTCGCCGTGATCGGATCCGGCATCGTCGGCGCCGCGACCGCCCTGACCCTGGTGCGGGACGGTTGCCGCGTCACCCTGATCGAGCCCGGGGAACCCGGCGGGCCGCAGGCGGCGAGCTACGGCAACGGCGGCTGGATCAGCCCGGCCTCGATCGTGCCGATGTCGATGCCGGGCCTCTGGCGCAAGGTGCCCGGCTATCTGCTCGATCCGGGCGGGCCGCTGACCATCCGCTGGTCGCATCTGCCGCGCCTCGCCCCCTGGCTGCTGCGGTTCCTCCGCGCCGGATCGAGCGTCGCCAAGGTGGAGCGGACCGCGCGGGCCCTGCGCTCGCTGCTCGTCGATGCGCCCGCCCGCCACGCCGCCCTCGCGGCGGAGATCGGGCGGCCCGAGCTGATCCGCCGGCAGGGGCTGCTCTATCCTTACGCGGACCGCGCCGCCTTCGCGGCGGACGCCCTGGCGTGGCGGCTGCGCTGGGACAACGGCGTGCGCTGGCTCGAACTCGGCCCCGACGAGCTGGCCCAGCTCGAACCCGCGCTGGCGCGCCACTACACCTTCGGGGCGCTGGTCCAGGAGGGGGCGCATTGCGTCGATCCGGGCGGCTACGTCGCGGCGATCGCCGCGACTGCCCTCGCGCAGGGGGCCGAGCGCCTCCACGCCGCCGCCACGGGCTTTGCGATCGAGGGCGGCCGCCTCAGGGCGGTGCAGACGAATGAGGGGCCGGTCGCCTGCGACCGGGCCGTCGTGGCGGCGGGCATCCGCGCGAAGGATCTCGCCCGGCAGGCGGGCGACCGGATCCCGCTCGAGAGCGAGCGGGGCTATCATGTGATGCTGTCCCCGCCCGATCCGGCGCCGCGCACACCGATCATGCCGGGCGACACCAAGATGGCGAACACCGTGATGGCGCAGGGCCTGCGCGCCGCTGGCCAGGTGGAGCTCGCCTCCCTCGACGCGCCGCCGAATTGGCGGCGGGCCGAGATCCTGCTCGGCCACATCGTCTCGGCCTATCCGGGCCTTGCCGCACAGGGCCGGCCGCCGGAGGAGCCGCAGCGCTGGATGGGCAACCGGCCTTCGACGCCCGACGGGCTGCCGGTCATCGGGACGGCCTCAGGGTGCGCCGACATCGTCTACGCCTTCGGGCACGGCCATGTCGGGCTGGCCTGCGGCCCGGTGACGGCGCGGGCCGCGAGCGACCTCGTGCAGGGCCTCGCCCCGCCCGTCCCGCTCAGCCCCTTCTCACCCAAGCGGTTCCGGCGGGGACGGGCGGCCTGA
- a CDS encoding ABC transporter substrate-binding protein, whose product MASLLRKTALAPLALLAWTAGPASSAEQITFVSQGGAYQQAQTVAILDPAAKALGITINQDSAPDAWPVIRTQAATGKPTWDVVDTPTQDCVRGGKAGMIEKLDFSKIPNAEAIPATYKTEYSVPYEFYSSVLAYSKSKYGKNPPQSWADFWDVKKFPGARALRNHPFATLEAALMADGVAPDKLYPLDVDRAFRKLEEIKPHISVWWTSGGQSALLIQGGEVDMEMIWNGRVSAVIDAGADAAFTFNQGILQSTSLCILKNAPNLATAVKFVNQAIDPKLQANLPLQIPYGPGNPAAFDTGIIPADLAAKLPSAPDNARKQAVLSAAWWTSEAGDAALKRWAEFVQKK is encoded by the coding sequence ATGGCATCGTTGCTTCGCAAGACCGCCCTGGCCCCGCTGGCCCTGCTCGCCTGGACGGCCGGCCCGGCCTCGTCCGCCGAGCAGATCACCTTCGTGTCCCAGGGCGGCGCCTACCAGCAGGCCCAGACCGTCGCGATCCTCGATCCCGCCGCCAAGGCGCTCGGCATCACCATCAATCAGGACAGCGCCCCCGATGCCTGGCCGGTGATCCGCACGCAGGCAGCGACCGGCAAGCCCACCTGGGACGTGGTCGACACCCCGACCCAGGACTGCGTGCGGGGCGGAAAGGCCGGGATGATCGAGAAGCTCGACTTCTCCAAGATCCCGAACGCGGAGGCGATCCCGGCCACTTACAAGACCGAATACTCCGTCCCCTACGAGTTCTATTCGAGCGTTCTCGCCTACAGCAAGAGCAAGTACGGCAAGAATCCGCCCCAGAGCTGGGCCGACTTCTGGGACGTGAAGAAATTCCCGGGCGCGCGGGCGCTGCGCAACCATCCCTTCGCCACTCTGGAGGCAGCCCTGATGGCCGACGGCGTGGCGCCCGACAAGCTCTACCCCCTCGACGTCGACCGGGCCTTCCGCAAGCTCGAGGAGATCAAGCCCCACATCTCCGTGTGGTGGACCTCCGGCGGCCAGTCCGCGCTGCTGATCCAGGGCGGCGAGGTCGACATGGAGATGATCTGGAACGGCCGCGTCTCGGCCGTGATCGACGCGGGCGCGGATGCCGCCTTCACCTTCAACCAGGGCATCCTGCAGAGCACCTCGCTGTGCATCCTGAAGAACGCCCCGAACCTCGCCACCGCCGTGAAGTTCGTGAACCAGGCGATCGACCCGAAGCTCCAGGCCAACCTGCCGCTGCAGATCCCCTACGGCCCCGGCAACCCGGCCGCCTTCGACACCGGCATCATCCCGGCCGACCTCGCCGCCAAGCTTCCGAGTGCGCCCGACAACGCCAGGAAGCAGGCGGTGCTCTCGGCCGCGTGGTGGACCTCGGAGGCGGGCGACGCGGCGCTGAAGCGCTGGGCGGAGTTCGTGCAGAAGAAGTGA